The Cryptococcus deuterogattii R265 chromosome 4, complete sequence genome segment GTCTACCTTTGTTAAGTGAGGAAATAGGGTAGGAGAAGGCGTGCTTGAGATTTGAATGAGTCAGCGTATGTCCTTAACATTGACCATCAGCGCTGAAAGAGCTACTTACACACATGTGCACTCCTGCATTACCAAAGCCAATACCTGCAGTAGAAGCAGCTAGAAGCATTTGCGCTCGCGCCTCTTCGTCACCTGAGGGGTCTCGAGCAATTCGAGGAAGGTACTTGACCGTAGTCTCCAAAGCCCATTTGGAGAAAATATCAGAAATAGGGTTGGAGCCTTGATAAGCAGCTACATGACAGACAGGCAATTAATTTTTAAGTCATAACATAAGATAATTCCACTTACGTCGGTTAATGGGGTTTGCCGGCCTAGGGGTCCTCTGGTGGTAGGGCACGGCAGTCCAACCTACATAAGTCGGGCCAAATCAATGATTTATACGACTTTGCGACGTCAGATCTTACTTTCGAGTGAATGGAACAGGACGTCCAGCCCAGCTGCGATAGCCACTTCCTTCGGACATGTAGCAGTATTCAACAAATCGACAATACCCAAGGTCGGCTTGAGAGCCCGGGACGCAATTCCAGTTTTGAATTTGCGAGACGGGATGTCCAGAATTGCAGTTCCAGTAGTCTCAGATCCTGTTCCCTGTGAGTTGGCGATCAGCTCTTTCGTCATGTTCTGCTACAGGGCCCACATAAGCTTACAGCGGTAGTCGGAACTATTTATCATATCAGTACTCGCATCGAGCCTGACGAAAATCTACTGGCTAACTTACTGGCAATCAAAGGGCTAAGTTTCTTAGTGATAGGTGTACCTTTGCCAATGGGAGCGTTGATGAACTCATAGAGATCAGCTTTTGGATAATTCGTGAACAAATTGGCAGCCTTAGCAGTGTCCATAGAAGATCCACCGCCGACGGCCAGGAAATGAGTGAGATGTGAAGACCTGGAAAAATCGATTGCTTCCTATGATGTGCAATAGCCATGAGATTGCGTCAGTTGAATCTAGGAAATACCgcgttcttcttttttctttgacTTGAAGTTCCAAACTTACTTGCCAGCTTTTATCTGTAGGTTCCACTGCACATTTATCCCATACTACAAAGTCCAAGCCTTCTCGCAACAGACTCTCTTCCACAATCTCCATCACAGGCAGTTTCGCTACATTGGGATCTGTAAAAACACCTATTTTGGCCTGGGAGCGATCGACAGCAGGCATTTCCTTTATGAGGTTGGCAAAATCCATGCCTACTTCGCTGGTTGCATGGGCGCCAAATCGGAGGTTTGATGCTGCCATCTAAAGACGTCAAATTTAGATCAGAGAAAATCAACGATGCGTCAGAGAATATTCACCTCGAAGGCGTAATCGGTGTTCCCAGGAGGGGGCCCGCCTCGGATTGGCAAGTCCACAGGGGTTGCCATCCCGCGCAGCCCAAGGGGGACGTGGGAGTGGGTGTGTCCATGGTTATGGGCATGGTCAAGCACAGAATGGGTACGTCCACAGCCTCTACAGCCTTGGTTGGCGGTGAGTGAAAGGAGTCGGATAATGGATGCTCTGGATGCTGGAGGGGGCATATTTGCGTTGCTGTGGACGGATGTTAGGTGCAGGCAGGTGGAGAATGGTCTAATACTATaagaggggagggaggtaGACGAGTCTTTATGTGGCGGAAAGGAGAGCTCGCCTAAAATCGCGTCAGCTGCTGACCGTTGTTCTACACACCCATAATACATCTTACATGCGTGCATACACCTTACGATGACTCTCGTACGTTATTCTCGGCTAATAAACCCGAACCGGAGATGCCCGGCAATTCTTCATCCGACTGCAAGTTATGACGTCGATATTCTTCTGAAACGAAACCTCATTCGTTACGTACGTATACTAACTGCGTGAACACTGCTATACATAACGACGGAAAATTCAATACATTCGATGCCCTATAGACAGAAGCCTGTATCAATTCATAGAATTATCTAGAGTATAGCCCGCTCCACCAGATGCCCCAAATCATCGCCACAAAGGCGCTCACGCCCATGCCTGTACGTGTGTTGCCGAACCCAAGCAGAACGATTATACACCACGGCCACCCGATAAGTCTATCGAGCAAAGTCCCGAAGAACTTTTCAATCATAAGGACCTCGCGCTGCGTGGGAATAGGTCTTGGTTGatgaggtgaaggagggggGGGAAGCACAGGTgcgagatgaggagaggggGTTTCATGAGAAACTTCCGGTAAAGAGAGAATCGCATGGACAGGCTTGTGGTCGGAAATGACAAGCTCAGGTGTGGAGTTGAAATGGAGAATAGTGGTTGTGCTAGCTACGTTAGAGGGGACGGGGTCCAACGACGCTTcgggagaaaagagatgtggGGGATCGGTATGAGAGGCAAAAAGAATACGGTCAGTCCAGCCAGGGATGCGCTTCCTGTGGGCATGAAATAAGCTTCGAGTCAGGAGCCTTATACGATGCACATACTTGCTGTATCCTTCAACCTGTCCAACCATCCTCTTGTATGTGGGCGCGAATCTAGTCAAATCGCCTTCCCTTAAGCCTCCGAAaacccttccttctctctgtTCTTGTCTCAAGGTATCAGTATCCAGCATCGCCATTCGAGActtttccaactccaaCACATCTCCCAGGATGTCATTGTCTTGTAGAGCTCCAGGAAGTGGCTGTTTAGAAAGCCTATAATTGAGATCACCCATAAAAAACAAATGGGATGTTTCAAAAATTTGTTGCGAGGTTGTAAGAGGATCCGTTGAattgaagacgagagagCTCAAAATCCTTTGGTACTGCGCATTGCGTCGAAGGATATTATGATCGTGCGCTTCGAGGTGGGCATTGACGAAGCTGAACACATATTAGTATTGCTCCTCGAAATTTCAAAGACTGATTGGTCTTACGTCAGGTTCTCCCATCCACCAATCTTGCCCCTTCGCACAGGGAGTCTGATACCCACAGCCCCTTTATTTCCCATGCCTCCCCAATACAATCCCAAAGTTGCGGTCGACGGCTTCCCTATCCTTCCGTCCATGGTAGTATCCCGGGAGAAGATCCAGAGTGCATTTCCAACATGCGCCACTCTAGCGACCAAGGAATATCTCTCCGGTGTCTTATTGGGCGACAAAGAGCTGGCATGGGCGGATAAAAGATTTTCAATACGACTAGTCAGAGCAAGGAGTACAGGCTCACTCAAACCAGCCACTACATCACATGTCAGCACGGACTGTGAAATGGAGTAGGTGAGACCGCTCACGCGCAAGGTGAAGGGGTAAAAGCTCTTGAATTCCTACAGCGTAAAGGTCTGGAATGTACCCCTGAGGTAATTCGGGATCAGAAGCATTGTGCAAAACTGGCAGAAGCCAGCTTGTGAGATCTTGGGATTGGGCTTTGGATCCCTGTAAACCGGTGTTCCAAGTAGTGATGAAGACGTCTAGAGGAGCCATCTTGCAGTTACGCTTGAAACGGTAGGGGTggcttggaagaggattggtGGTTGTCAGAAAGCAATGATAGTAGTCAATTTGTAGACAATTAAAATAACATTCGCCGACTGGTAAGTAGGCGAGGCGGCGGAGCTACAACAACTGCGTCATATAATGGACTTCAGCTAGACAAAGGCAGCTGGCGTACGGCGTCTCCCAAACAAGTTGGAGCTAATTACCATTTTTACTATCGTATGCAATTACAAAACAGGCCCCATGTGATTACAAGTTATGGTGAGGTGTTGATTACAGAATACCATGACATCATGATATAATGGCTAATCCGTCAGAAGTGCTTTGTTGGCAGTCTGGTGTCTGGGCCCGCCGCAAAAGGATCTCGCTGGTCTCAATGTCCCTCACCTTGACAGCAACGGAAGCGAGCGCGTACACTACTCAGTCTCTTCCTATACAACGCACACAGGcttttctcttctgttACACTCTTTTTCAGAATTCTCATGAGTGGCCACTACAATTTGAAAGGTGTGTCAGTCTCTGCAGTGGAGCCGGATTCTGTGCGTGGCTGTTACTAATCCCCTTATTATAGCCCTAATCAAGGCCATTCGCTCTTGCAAGGTACGCCTTGCGATTGTAGTTTGTTCATCACTAACTCTCATCTGCAGACCCTTGCCGATGAGCGCTCAGTCATCCAGAAGGAATCAGCTGCTATCAGAGTATGACCCAATTCCAGTGTCAACAGCAGTTTACTGACCGCGCCCTTCAGACATCTttcaaagaggaagacacCTTTGCCCGGCATAACAATGTTGCCAAGCTTCTCTACATCCACATGCTAGGCTATCCTGCCCATTTCGGACAGATAGAATGCCTCAAGCTGGTTGCCAGCCCTCGGTTTTCGGACAAGAGATTGGGGTATTTGGGAATCATGTTACTGTTGGATGAAAATCAGGAGGTGTTGACACTGGTGACAAACTCTTTGAAGAAGTAAATGCTGTTATTTACAGCtcaggggaagagaggctGACAAAAACCTTTAGCGACATGAATCACTCCAATGTTTACGCTGTCGGCTTAGCTCTTTGCACTTTCGCCAACATCTCGTCAGAAGAGATGTCGCGAGATCTGAGCAACGAGATTGAGAAGCTTTTAGGAAGCAGCAATGCGTACATTAGAAAGAAGGTTGGTGGAAATCTCATATGAAGGTAAACTTATTGATTGCGTGTAGGCCGCCCTTTGTGCTTTGCGGATCATCCGTCGAGTCCCCGATTTGTTGGACCATTTTACCGCTAAAGCCAAGTCCCTCCTTCAAGACCGAAACCATGGTGTTCTTCTCGCTGGTATAACCCTTGTCACTGAGATGTGTGCCATCAATGAAGATGTCTGCGCCGAATTCCGCAAAGTGAGTTTGCTTTCGGTTGTTCATGCAAGTCTGCTGTTGACCGGAAACCTGTAGGCAACCGGTTTATTGGTTAAACACCTCAAAAACCTTGTATCCACTGGTTACAGCGCCGAACATGACGTTCTCGGTATTGCTGATCCATTTTTGCAAACCAAAATTTTAAGATTGCTTCGACTCCTCGGTAAAGGTGATGTGGCGTCTAGCGAAGCAATGAACGACATACTTGCACAGGTTGCCACCAATACCGACTCATCAAAGAATGTGGGAAACTCAATCCTGTACGAGACAGTCTTAACTGTATTGGAGATTGAGGCGGATAGTGGGTTGCGGGTTATGGCGATCAACATACTCGGGAAATTCTTAACGAACAGGGATAACAATATAAGGCAGGTTGATGACTTATCCAGTAAAACGCTGTGATGATTGACGCGAGTATAGATACGTCGCTTTGAATACCCTGAACAAAGTTGTTTCAATGGACACCAACGCTGTCCAACGTCATCGTAATACCATTATCGACTGTCTGCGAGATGGTGATATTTCCATCCGTCGGCGTGCACTTGAGCTCTCCTACGCTTTGATCAATGAGAGTAACATTAGGGTGATGACTCGAGAGCTGCTGTCTTTCCTTGAGGTCGCCGATAATGAATTCAAGCTCGGTTTGACTACGGAAATTTGCCTGGCCGCAGAGAGATTTGCGCCAAACAAGAGATGGCAAATTGATACTGTCTTACGCGTCCTCAAAATTGTAAGTGTGCGGAAAAAAGGTAGTTGATCATCTCTCATAAATTGTTCACAGGCTGGTAACTTCGTACGAGACGAAATTCTATCAGCTTTTATCCGCCTAGTCAGCCATACTCCTGAGCTTCAGTTCTACACTGCCCAACGATTATATGCGGCTTTATCTAGTGACTTGTCTCAAGAAAGTTTAACGCTTGCAACAGTCTGGATTATTGGCGAGTTTGGTGATATTTTACTGCAAGGAGGGACAATTGATGACGGAGACGAGGTCCAACAAGTACGTTGCAGTGTCAGCTTTTCAATAACAGCATTTGACTGAATACCACATAGGTATCTGATTCTGATCTCGTTGACCTCCTTGAACACGTGTTGAATTCTCCTTATGCCGACAGTCTCACTCGCCAGTTTGTTATGACGGCCTTGGCTAAACTCTCTGTCCGCATCAGCGAAATTTCGACCCCCAATCAAAATACCTTGCAAGACCGCATTGCAGTCATACtcgcttccttttcctcaagtTTGGAACTTGAGATTCAGCAGCGTGCAGTTGAATTTGGAAGCTTGTTTTCCATGAGGGAGTTTAAGATGGGTGTTTTGGAAAGAATGCCACCTCCAGAAATCAGAGCCACGATCATGGGCACTGTCAGTGAAAGAAAGCCTGTTGGGTCTACCAGAACTGACAAGGACATGATCGCCGATCTCATCGGTGACGATTCCGCTCCGAACACCGGTGGTCTTCCCGTTACTACCACGGGTCCGTCAACTCAGGATCTTCTAGCCGACATTTTTGGTACTGGCGCGAGCGACATTGCTTCTCCAGGCGCCAATGCTCCAGCTGCTCCCAAATCCGCTGCCACTGATATCATGTCCTTATTTAACACCACTCCCACAGCTACTGCTTCTCCTCCCGttgcatcttcctcatcagcTGGCCCGGCTGGCGGATCCCTATTTGATTTGGTGACTCCTTCTCCgtccacttcttctgctcctaCAGTAGCCCCTGCATCCACCTCTGCTGTCAAACCTCAACTTCAGTCTTACACTGCCTATGACAAGAATTCGCTTAAGATTACACTCACTCCGAAAGTGTCACCCGGTCAGCCCGGGGTCGTGCAAATCCTTGCCCGGTTCACGACTAGTGGCACAGAAAAGATTGAGGGAGTCAACCTCCAGGTGGCCGTTCCCAAGGTGAATACGTCGCATGAAATAATGGATTTATTGGCTAACATAATTGGCTTGTAGACCCAACAGCTCCAAATGCAAGCGATGTCGAGCCAAATGATTGCTCCTGGGAGTGTCGAGACGCAGCAAATGAGAATCCATGTCCCTGTCGGAGTAAGTCGCTATGACCGTCTTTCCAAGTCATGATGCCTGAATTGACAATTGTGATTAGGCTGCCATCAGGTTGAGAATGCGAATCTCATTCACAAGAGCAGGTCAGTCACTTACCGACCAACAGGACTTTGCTGGTTTTCCCCCAGGATTGACTGGCTCCAAATGAATAACGAGGGGCGAAAAGTGACCAATGGATCGATGAAATTCGAATTTTGGCCTATATAGATCTTTGTGCATGGTATGATAACGTGGCATTGATGATGTTGCTGGTGTGCTGCTCACCCTGGCTCAAGGTAATGATGATAAAAACAGAAACAATGTGGGCATGATATGCGACAAAATCGTAAAAAATGAATACGGTATCGGAGTAACTCTAATGATTATTGGATATGACGGGCGATTCATGCTACATATCGTCTACTTTCTTGTTTAAAAATGCCCCAACGTTCATTCCTATGCTTAGTCAAGCAAAGCCTCCCCGAGCATGTCCAAAACGCTACCTTCCTGGTTCTCATTCTCATGCTGCTGAGATGCCATCTTGGCTTGGAGGAGTCGTGTTTCTTGCTTAGCTTTCTCAATGGGGTTTGGAACGGAAGGATCAACGAGGGGGCGAATAGCGGAAGAAAGTTCAGCCGGAGTGATACCAAGAGCAGAAGCGAGATTAAAGATCTGAGATTGAATGTTGTCATCACCGTGAGCGGTATCTTGAGTTGATGGCTTCGCCTATAAAACAAGCATTAGCCTAAAGcaccatattcttcaaaatgGAAACGGACCTTGATGTTTTGCGGGTGCCCTGAGACAGTAGCTGTGGAGCCGGCgactgatgaagaggcagaagcGGAGCTAGCAGCTTCTTTAGCAGCGGCTTCCGCGGGAGATATGTGGTGGCCTGTCATAAGTGCCCAGTACCCTCCAACTTGATGGGCCCAAACTGTAAAGCGCCACATGTAGAAggcaaaaagaaggaacagaGAGAGTACAAGATATGTAAGGCTGTCGAACCAGCATGGTCAACAATCATTGGTGATGGAAGTGGTTTAGTGGCTTACAATTTATTCATAGACATGTCAACAAACGGAGGCTTGACATGAGGCTTGTTCCTTGGCACCTTCTTGCTGGGGTTTGCGCTTAAAGAAGCTCTTCAAAAGTTTCTTGTCAGTTGTGTCTGAGAAGCGAAAGCAGATGCTTACGGGTTCTGCTGTTCATGTGTGGGGGTTTCCGCCTTGTTAGTACGCTGGCGAGTGCTAGTGGCTTCTGGAGCAGacattggagaagatgatcagGCGGTTCTCTGTGACAGTGAGTGTGGAAAGGCTGGGAATGCGATTTGCAGTATGGTCCGGGAGGAAAGGCCTATATACACCAGCTGCTGCAGTATAGTATTATAATAGTGACGCTCTATTCTTTTATTCTCCACATCTGCCACTACGTCATAGTAGCcctgccttcttcgctttACCCGCCTGCCCGACCGGCTGCCTCGTCATCGGCATACGCCGTACAGTAAGTAAATAATTCAGCACTTATTTTTTTAAGTTCGAAATCGTTCTGcctccgccgccgccgtTAGCAACAACAATTGCTTCCGTTGCCCACAGCCTCTAATAATCCTGGCTGGATCTTTTTTCCAGTTGTTTGTACACCATTCCAACACCGTGGGAAACAAACTATCCCATCTCCACTTtcactctcctcattcCTCCTGCACAATATGGCCGAAGACAACAGCGAGGGGTTATCAAACACCCCTCTTgatctcct includes the following:
- a CDS encoding hydroxyacid-oxoacid transhydrogenase; the protein is MPPPASRASIIRLLSLTANQGCRGCGRTHSVLDHAHNHGHTHSHVPLGLRGMATPVDLPIRGGPPPGNTDYAFEMAASNLRFGAHATSEVGMDFANLIKEMPAVDRSQAKIGVFTDPNVAKLPVMEIVEESLLREGLDFVVWDKCAVEPTDKSWQEAIDFSRSSHLTHFLAVGGGSSMDTAKAANLFTNYPKADLYEFINAPIGKGTPITKKLSPLIAIPTTAGTGSETTGTAILDIPSRKFKTGIASRALKPTLGIVDLLNTATCPKEVAIAAGLDVLFHSLESWTAVPYHQRTPRPANPINRPAYQGSNPISDIFSKWALETTVKYLPRIARDPSGDEEARAQMLLAASTAGIGFGNAGVHMCHAFSYPISSLNKGRPKSKQYHHPSYNPNIPLIPHGVAVSLTAPAVFNFTTPSSPDRHREALLVFLGKERAHEANSLKDEDLGPKLSEEIQRFLDILEVPRGLSKVGYTGSDITSLVEGCLPQRRVLDLAPVLAKNNNAEEREQLAHIVERSMNW
- a CDS encoding AP-1 complex subunit gamma-1, with translation MSGHYNLKALIKAIRSCKTLADERSVIQKESAAIRTSFKEEDTFARHNNVAKLLYIHMLGYPAHFGQIECLKLVASPRFSDKRLGYLGIMLLLDENQEVLTLVTNSLKNDMNHSNVYAVGLALCTFANISSEEMSRDLSNEIEKLLGSSNAYIRKKAALCALRIIRRVPDLLDHFTAKAKSLLQDRNHGVLLAGITLVTEMCAINEDVCAEFRKATGLLVKHLKNLVSTGYSAEHDVLGIADPFLQTKILRLLRLLGKGDVASSEAMNDILAQVATNTDSSKNVGNSILYETVLTVLEIEADSGLRVMAINILGKFLTNRDNNIRYVALNTLNKVVSMDTNAVQRHRNTIIDCLRDGDISIRRRALELSYALINESNIRVMTRELLSFLEVADNEFKLGLTTEICLAAERFAPNKRWQIDTVLRVLKIAGNFVRDEILSAFIRLVSHTPELQFYTAQRLYAALSSDLSQESLTLATVWIIGEFGDILLQGGTIDDGDEVQQVSDSDLVDLLEHVLNSPYADSLTRQFVMTALAKLSVRISEISTPNQNTLQDRIAVILASFSSSLELEIQQRAVEFGSLFSMREFKMGVLERMPPPEIRATIMGTVSERKPVGSTRTDKDMIADLIGDDSAPNTGGLPVTTTGPSTQDLLADIFGTGASDIASPGANAPAAPKSAATDIMSLFNTTPTATASPPVASSSSAGPAGGSLFDLVTPSPSTSSAPTVAPASTSAVKPQLQSYTAYDKNSLKITLTPKVSPGQPGVVQILARFTTSGTEKIEGVNLQVAVPKTQQLQMQAMSSQMIAPGSVETQQMRIHVPVGAAIRLRMRISFTRAGQSLTDQQDFAGFPPGLTGSK